In Gossypium arboreum isolate Shixiya-1 chromosome 5, ASM2569848v2, whole genome shotgun sequence, a single genomic region encodes these proteins:
- the LOC108470558 gene encoding two-component response regulator ARR12-like, which yields MRVERVISDENDSFPVGMRVLAVDDDPTCLLLLETLLTKCKYNVTTTSQAITALKMLRENKNKFDLVISDVHMPDMDGFKLLELVGLEMDLPVIMLSANGDTKLVMKGITHGACDYLLKPVRIEELQNIWQHVIRRKKFDRKDRNGSGSQDKPYIDSSEAAGLGNVDQNGKFNKKRKDQNEDEDEERDENGHDNEDLSTQKKPRVVWSVELHRKFVAAVNQLGIEKAVPKKILELMDVENLTRENVASHLQKFRLYLKRISCVANQQANMAAALGSVDSTHLRMGTMNGLGNFHTLAGPDQIHNAAFRSFQHSGVLRRLNTPAGVGISGLPSSGLVQLSPVQNLGNTSTNQSKLQSFVIPGNHNANILQGMPMSLEFDQLQNNRAASHVGQFPSVDNTTVLPVSSISGSLIDAGCSSSPLLGVTSNSLLLEGSSQLPTLHARNLRDSVSGFPNRSTLSDFTSIAPASNQLHGSKADIQDQVSPISCNAGKIISSAPQDWNAPKKDAPYQSNVPSCSINSLRAVNGDMAWLGQCLDQNNPIFNRNVGFDFVDPLSIKCSEGENLAMEPSVIEKEGYLMVQPSRQGSYIPDNEDENFAMEPSVIEKEGYLIVQPRRQGSYIPGNLGSLEDLASAITRQDHDKGKPTDGDFGYNDYSLRTCI from the exons ATGAGAGTAGAGCGAGTAATCAGTGACGAAAATGATTCGTTTCCAGTTGGTATGCGTGTTTTGGCGGTAGATGATGATCCAACTTGCCTTTTACTGCTCGAAACCTTGCTTACTAAGTGCAAGTATAATG TTACCACCACAAGTCAGGCTATTACAGCATTGAAGATGTTGAGAGAAAACAAGAACAAGTTTGATTTGGTTATCAGCGATGTCCATATGCCCGACATGGATGGTTTTAAGTTGCTTGAGCTTGTGGGACTTGAGATGGACCTGCCTGTCATAA TGTTGTCTGCAAATGGTGATACCAAGCTTGTGATGAAAGGGATTACTCATGGGGCTTGTGATTATTTGTTGAAACCTGTTCGAATTGAGGAGCTACAAAATATATGGCAACATGTAATCAGGAGAAAGAAATTTGATAGGAAAGACCGGAATGGTTCTGGCAGCCAAGACAAGCCTTATATTGACAGCAGTGAGGCTGCAGGGTTAGGAAATGTTGATCAGAATGGGAAGTTCAACAAGAAGAGGAAGGATCAGAATGAAGATGAAGATGAGGAGCGTGATGAGAATGGACATGATAATGAGGATTTGTCAACCCAAAAGAAACCTCGTGTTGTGTGGTCAGTGGAGTTGCATCGCAAATTTGTTGCAGCAGTTAATCAACTGGGCATTGAGA AGGCTGTACCTAAAAAGATCCTAGAATTGATGGAtgttgaaaatcttaccagagaaAATGTTGCCAGTCATCTCCAG AAATTTAGGCTTTACCTGAAAAGAATCAGCTGTGTGGCAAACCAGCAAGCCAATATGGCGGCAGCCTTAGGCAGTGTAGATTCTACCCATTTGCGGATGGGAACTATGAATGGACTTGGGAATTTCCATACATTGGCTGGACCTGATCAGATTCACAATGCAGCCTTTAGATCTTTCCAACATAGTGGTGTGCTCAGAAGATTGAACACACCTGCTGGGGTAGGTATCAGTGGACTTCCTTCTTCAGGATTGGTTCAATTAAGTCCGGTTCAAAACTTGGGAAATACCAGTACCAATCAGAGCAAGTTGCAATCTTTTGTAATTCCTGGTAACCATAATGCTAACATTCTACAAGGGATGCCAATGTCATTAGAATTTGATCAACTGCAAAATAACAGGGCAGCTAGCCATGTTGGACAGTTTCCATCTGTTGATAATACAACTGTTTTGCCCGTTTCCTCCATTTCTGGCAGTTTAATAGATGCAGGCTGCTCCAGTAGTCCTCTTCTTGGTGTTACTAGCAACTCCTTGTTGTTAGAGGGAAGCTCGCAGCTGCCTACTTTGCATGCTCGTAATTTGAGAGACAGTGTTTCTGGCTTCCCCAACAGGAGCACCTTGTCCGACTTTACTTCCATAGCTCCTGCTTCCAATCAATTACATGGTTCAAAAGCAGATATACAAGACCAAGTATCCCCAATCAGCTGTAATGCGGGGAAAATAATCAGTAGTGCTCCTCAAGACTGGAATGCCCCAAAGAAAGATGCCCCTTACCAATCAAATGTTCCAAGTTGTTCAATAAACTCTTTACGGGCTGTTAATGGTGATATGGCTTGGTTGGGCCAATGCTTGGATCAGAATAACCCAATTTTCAACAGAAACGTGGGTTTTGATTTTGTTGATCCCTTATCCATCAAGTGTAGTGAAGGTGAAAACTTAGCTATGGAACCATCAGTTATTGAAAAGGAAGGGTATCTTATGGTCCAACCTAGTCGACAGGGAAGTTACATTCCTGATAATGAAGATGAAAACTTTGCAATGGAACCATCGGTCATTGAAAAGGAAGGGTATCTTATAGTCCAACCTAGGCGACAGGGAAGTTATATTCCTGGTAATCTTGGCTCATTGGAAGATCTGGCTAGTGCAATTACGAGACAG GACCATGATAAAGGGAAACCAACAGATGGTGATTTTGGATACAATGATTATTCTCTCAGAACGTGCATTTGA
- the LOC108470559 gene encoding brassinosteroid-related acyltransferase 1-like, translated as MATQHDENYPTVRVTKTVSVLPKSLNPTQTIHLSNLDRQCPLLMYVVFFYKSSAAYQNLSLDSIFSCLKSGLEETLSIWYPAAGRLSLNPSDGKLNLWCSNDGAVLVEAVTSAKINELGDLSQYNEFFEHLAYKPDFHGNFSEMPLVVAQVTRFGCGGYSIGIGSSHSLFDGPATYDFLHAWASNSAILKQKKGTKLYKPVHERGALLLENPGITKLPESGSSATRAVAIDHLYQLIKQAMSGQTCGPDTMFGSGKLPDVGNSNLVLKTFHLSGAMIESLKSKVFGDRSGSFSCSSFELLAAHVWKARTKALGVMKGSMVCLQFAVDIRKKTVPPLPEGFSGNAYVLASAALTAEELEAGSHEDIVDKIKEAKRSISNDYVIAYNQALDGPQGTLPPLNQLTLVSDWTRMPFHKIDFFHGEAAYVSPLLSPIPQVAYFMQNPIDSRGVDMRIGLLPQSLNAFSHYFLTNMQ; from the exons ATGGCCACCCAACATGATGAGAATTATCCAACTGTTCGGGTTACTAAGACAGTTTCCGTACTCCCAAAATCCTTGAATCCAACACAAACGATCCATCTGTCTAATTTGGACAGGCAGTGTCCACTGCTAATGTACGTGGTTTTCTTTTACAAATCTTCTGCTGCATACCAGAATCTGTCTCTGGATTCAATTTTTAGTTGCTTAAAATCTGGGTTGGAAGAGACTCTTTCGATTTGGTATCCAGCTGCAGGTAGGTTGAGCTTGAACCCGAGTGATGGTAAACTTAACCTTTGGTGCAGCAATGATGGTGCAGTTCTAGTGGAGGCAGTTACCAGTGCTAAGATCAATGAACTTGGAGATCTTTCTCAATACAATGAATTCTTCGAGCATCTGGCTTACAAGCCTGATTTTCATGGCAACTTCTCGGAGATGCCATTAGTTGTTGCTCAG GTTACCAGGTTCGGGTGTGGAGGCTATTCAATCGGTATTGGTTCGAGCCACTCTTTGTTTGATGGACCAGCCACCTATGATTTTCTCCATGCATGGGCTTCTAATTCTGCTATTTTGAAACAAAAGAAAGGCACCAAGCTTTACAAACCCGTGCATGAGAGGGGGGCATTGTTACTGGAAAATCCGGGGATTACAAAGTTGCCTGAAAGTGGGAGCTCGGCCACAAGGGCTGTAGCCATAGATCACCTATACCAGTTGATAAAACAGGCTATGAGTGGTCAAACTTGTGGTCCAGATACGATGTTTGGATCCGGAAAACTCCCTGATGTGGGGAACTCTAATCTTGTTCTCAAGACATTCCACCTCAGTGGTGCAATGATAGAAAGCTTAAAAAGCAAGGTCTTTGGTGACAGGAGTGGCAGCTTTTCATGTTCATCCTTTGAGCTGCTTGCTGCTCACGTATGGAAG GCAAGAACCAAGGCATTAGGAGTGATGAAAGGATCAATGGTATGCTTGCAATTTGCTGTGGACATAAGGAAGAAGACGGTGCCCCCACTGCCAGAAGGCTTCAGTGGCAACGCTTATGTATTAGCCTCTGCTGCCTTAACAGCTGAAGAACTGGAGGCAGGAAGCCATGAAGATATCGTAGACAAGATAAAAGAAGCCAAGCGTTCGATTAGCAACGACTATGTGATTGCATATAACCAGGCGTTAGATGGGCCTCAGGGCACTCTCCCTCCACTGAATCAGCTCACCCTTGTCTCTGATTGGACTAGGATGCCATTCCACAAGATTGATTTTTTTCACGGAGAAGCAGCCTATGTATCTCCATTGCTTTCTCCAATTCCACAAGTTGCTTATTTTATGCAGAATCCCATCGATTCCAGAGGCGTCGATATGAGGATTGGGTTACTTCCTCAATCCCTCAATGCTTTCTCTCATTACTTCCTCACCAATATGCAATAA
- the LOC108470571 gene encoding probable CCR4-associated factor 1 homolog 7 produces the protein MSILPKGDSVHIREVWNDNLEEEFALIREIVDTYNYVAMDTEFPGVVLRPVGSFKNISDYNYQTLKDNVDMLKLIQLGLTFSDENGNLPSCGTDSSCIWQFNFCEFNISEDIFASDSIELLRQCGIDFKKNNEKGIDVKRFGELLMSSGIVLNDGVHWVTFHSGYDFGYLLKLLTCRSLPDNQARFFDLINMYFPMLYDIKHMMKFCNSLHGGLNKLAELLEVERVGVCHQAGSDSLLTSCTFRKLRDNFFNGSTEKYAGVLYGLGVESGQTTN, from the coding sequence ATGTCGATTTTGCCCAAAGGTGATTCAGTTCATATTCGAGAAGTTTGGAACGATAATCTAGAAGAAGAGTTTGCTTTGATCCGTGAAATTGTTGATACCTATAATTACGTAGCTATGGATACTGAGTTCCCGGGTGTAGTTCTACGTCCTGTTGGTTCTTTCAAGAATATCAGTGATTATAACTACCAAACTTTGAAAGATAACGTGGATATGTTGAAGTTGATCCAATTAGGGCTCACTTTCTCGGATGAGAATGGCAACCTTCCCTCTTGTGGAACTGACAGCTCTTGCATTTGGCAATTCAATTTCTGCGAGTTCAACATAAGCGAAGATATCTTTGCTAGTGATTCTATTGAGTTGTTGCGCCAGTGCGGGATTGATTTTAAGAAGAACAATGAGAAGGGTATTGACGTGAAGCGGTTCGGCGAGCTTCTGATGTCTTCCGGGATTGTGCTGAATGATGGTGTGCATTGGGTAACTTTTCATAGTGGATATGACTTTGGGTATTTGCTAAAGCTATTGACTTGCAGGAGTTTGCCCGATAATCAAGCGCGATTCTTTGATTTGATCAATATGTATTTTCCCATGTTGTACGATATCAAGCATATGATGAAGTTTTGCAATAGCCTGCATGGTGGTTTGAACAAGCTTGCTGAGTTGTTGGAAGTGGAAAGAGTTGGTGTGTGTCATCAAGCTGGCTCGGATAGTTTGCTCACATCGTGCACGTTTAGGAAGTTGAGAGATAACTTTTTCAATGGCTCCACTGAGAAGTATGCAGGTGTACTGTATGGCCTAGGGGTCGAAAGTGGACAGACTACTAAttag
- the LOC108470918 gene encoding uncharacterized protein At2g39795, mitochondrial-like, with protein sequence MARFIPTAQRAFVSAASKTLTNSIQSRVASASSLLQFNPYATSQTHKSPFTANIIRILSNEIEYQHDYAPPHQPATSFNSFTVRDRPGEKWMTMRGKYGEYEEIKIEVTMFDGCVFVPKPGEDSTGENVVLHISLLVDISKGQGYPDMEFLCSAWPDHLEIQKVYLLNRDKTIINPYMGRDLRRKKNRKLQRTLGDYLEERGVNNELCVFLHDYMMNKDRIELIQWLGNVKSIVEKWNQVCL encoded by the exons ATGGCTCGCTTCATTCCAACAGCTCAAAGAGCATTTGTCTCTGCTGCTTCGAAAACCCTAACTAATAGCATCCAATCACGAGTCGCATCTGCATCTTCACTACTCCAATTTAATCCCTACGCAACCTCCCAAACCCACAAATCGCCTTTCACAGCCAACATCATCAGAATCCTAAGCAATGAGATCGAGTACCAGCACGACTACGCTCCTCCCCATCAG CCTGCTACGAGCTTCAATTCCTTTACGGTCCGAGACCGACCGGGAGAGAAGTGGATGACAATGAGGGGAAAATACGGAGAATATGAAGAAATCAAAATTGAAGTAACCATGTTTGACGGTTGTGTTTTTGTTCCTAAGCCTGGAGAAGATAGCACTGGGGAGAATGTGGTTCTTCACATTAGCTTACTTGTTGATATTTCCAAAGGTCAAGGTTATCCTGATATGGAATTTTTGTGCTCAGCTTGGCCTGATCATTTAGAAATCCAGAAAGTTTACTTGCTAAATCGCGATAAGACTATTATTAACCCTTACATGGGACGTGATTTGAGGAG GAAAAAGAATCGGAAGCTTCAGAGGACACTTGGTGATTACTTGGAAGAAAGGGGAGTAAATAATGAACTCTGTGTTTTCCTGCACGACTATATGATGAATAAGGATAGGATTGAATTGATCCAGTGGTTGGGAAATGTCAAATCCATTGTGGAGAAATGGAATCAGGTTTGCTTATAA
- the LOC108470468 gene encoding U-box domain-containing protein 45, translating to MAKCHRNDIGSIALDSPSTATSSTGNNFRLWTAFTGAAFRRKIFDAVSCGASSRHRHQLMQEMLNDTGSQSQPPPPTTTMKSVLKEFNDPKKADKVVKKPNSNGKSEKLADLLNLVETETAAETKRKVEALEELKRVVKELQVEDKGRNVQAASRVRSLTKEDSEARVTLPMLGSIPPLVAMLDFQDSDSQIAALYALLNLGIGNDANKAAIVKAGAVHKMLKLMESPNEPNQAVSDAVVANFLGLSALDSNKPIIGSSGAIPFLVKSLKILDTNSRSQARHDALRALYNLSISPSNISFISEADLIPFLLNALGDMEVSERILSILSNVVSTPEGRKGISIAPEAFPILVDVLNWTDSPGCQEKASYILMVMAHKAYGDRQAMIEAGIVSSLLELTLLGSTLAQKRASRILEVLRVDKGKRVSENFGGNMNAAVSAPICGSSSSSSTNLNGKECLVEEAGMMSEEKKAVKQLVQQSLQNNMRRIVHRANLPQDFVPSEHFKSLTASTTSKSLPF from the exons atggccAAATGTCACAGAAACGACATCGGATCCATAGCCCTCGATAGCCCTTCCACCGCCACCAGTAGTACCGGAAACAACTTCAGATTATGGACGGCTTTCACCGGCGCCGCGTTCCGAAGAAAAATCTTCGACGCAGTAAGCTGTGGAGCAAGCTCCCGCCATCGCCACCAGCTCATGCAAGAAATGCTCAACGACACTGGCTCTCAGTCTCAACCTCCGCCACCCACCACCACAATGAAGTCGGTGTTGAAAGAGTTCAATGATCCGAAAAAGGCAGACAAAGTAGTAAAGAAACCCAACAGCAATGGCAAGTCGGAGAAGCTAGCCGATCTCTTGAACTTGGTTGAAACTGAAACTGCTGCTGAGACTAAGAGGAAAGTGGAAGCTTTGGAGGAATTGAAGCGCGTGGTTAAGGAGTTGCAAGTGGAAGACAAAGGGAGAAACGTACAAGCAGCGAGTAGAGTCAGGTCTCTTACTAAAGAAGACTCAGAAGCCAGAGTGACTTTGCCCATGCTCGGAAGCATTCCGCCTTTGGTTGCAATGCTTGATTTTCAAGATTCTGATTCACAGATCGCTGCTCTCTATGCTTTGCTTAATCTAGGAATCGGAAATGACGC GAACAAAGCAGCCATTGTCAAAGCAGGGGCTGTGCATAAGATGCTAAAGCTAATGGAATCCCCAAACGAGCCAAACCAAGCAGTTTCAGATGCGGTAGTCGCAAATTTCCTTGGCTTGAGCGCCTTGGATTCAAATAAGCCTATCATTGGATCTTCAGGGGCAATCCCTTTCCTGGTAAAATCCCTCAAGATTTTGGACACAAACAGCAGGTCTCAAGCCAGACATGATGCTCTTCGAGCTCTTTATAACCTATCCATCTCCCCATCAAACATATCCTTCATCTCGGAAGCGGATTTGATACCTTTTCTGCTGAATGCCTTGGGGGACATGGAAGTCAGTGAAAGGATTCTTTCCATTTTGAGCAATGTAGTATCCACTCCAGAAGGTAGAAAAGGCATTAGTATTGCACCAGAAGCATTCCCGATTTTGGTGGACGTGTTGAATTGGACCGATTCGCCAGGGTGTCAAGAGAAGGCATCGTATATTCTTATGGTAATGGCACATAAAGCATATGGAGATAGACAGGCCATGATCGAAGCTGGCATTGTTTCATCATTGCTTGAGCTAACACTTTTGGGTAGTACATTGGCTCAGAAGAGAGCTTCTAGGATCTTGGAGGTCCTGAGAGTCGACAAAGGGAAGCGAGTTTCAGAAAACTTCGGTGGGAACATGAATGCAGCTGTCTCGGCTCCAATTTGCGGCTCTTCATCATCGTCTTCAACAAATCTGAACGGAAAGGAGTGCTTGGTGGAAGAAGCAGGCATGATGAGCGAGGAGAAGAAAGCTGTTAAACAGTTGGTCCAACAGAGTTTGCAAAACAATATGAGGAGAATTGTGCATAGGGCCAATTTGCCACAAGATTTTGTTCCATCAGAGCATTTCAAGTCACTCACAGCAAGCACGACTTCAAAGAGCTTACCCTTTTGA